In Ignavibacteriales bacterium, the genomic stretch CATATCCATTTTCATTCCCATATGATGGTGCATACCGTGTTTCATTTCCATCTTTTTGGTTTTTGTGGTGTCACCAAATGATTTTGCACTGACACTATTATTAGCCATAGTTATTAAAGCGAACATTAATAGTACAGTTAAGACTGAAAATGATTTATTCGTCGTTTTCATTTATTACTCCTTTTTTTTGTTAAACAATGTATTTTATTTTTAACGTTTTTAATTTTTATTTTGTCATGTTCATTCCTTTCATATCATCTGATGAAGACTTCTTTTGCTCTGTTGAAGTTGAACCACCATGCTGATGACCGGTTGGCATTCCGGTTTTAAGTTGGCTTTCAGAATCAATCAAGAAACCGCCGGTTGCTGCGATTTCATCACCTTCATTTAAACCTGAGAGTATTTGATATTTATCTCCGAATCGGTTACCAATTTGAACACTTCGGGCTTCGAACATTCCACCTGCCTGACCGGTAGGCAGGTCTCCAGTTTTTGACCAAACAACCGCTCTCTTTCCAGCAAATATAATCGCATCCGCCGGAACAAGTAAGCCTTGTCCGCTTGCGCGATTAAAAACAGTTTCGCCATACATCTGTGGTTTTAGCTTTCCGCCGTAGCTTGAAAATGCGCTTCTTACTTTTACGGTTCTGGTTTGAGAGTTGATTACCGGATAAATGAAGGTAACTCTTCCGTTAAATTCTTCGCCAGGATAAGCACGTAAGCGTAGTTTGACCGGACTCCCAACTTTTACATTTGATAAATTTTTCTCATATACCTCAGCAACATTCCAGAGAGTTGAAAGTTCAGCAACATCATAAATTTCAGTACCTTCATTCACATATACTCCTTCCTGCACTTTCTTTTCAATCACTGTTCCGCTAATTGGAGAAAAGTATGTTAGAGTAATATTTATCTCTCTTGTTTTCTCAAGTGTTTGAATTTGTTCTGAAGTCAATCCTAAGATTTCCAATTTCTTTTTAGTTGCTTTCAAAAGAGAAATCGAGTATGATGAATTGTTTAATGCAATTATATATTCATTCTGCGCTTGCACTAAATCAGGACTGTAAATTTCAAATAATGGCTGACCCTTCTTAATATAATCTCCGGTTTTATCAACCAACAGTTTCTCTATCCTTCCGTTGAACCGCGCCGAAATTGTTTTGCGATTGTTTTCAACAAAATCCAAATAGCTGTAAGCGGTTACTTGTTCCTGAAGATTTTCTTTCTTAACTACTATTGTGGAAACATTTGCGAGAATCATTTTTTTAGCGCTGAGTGTAACCATATTAGACATATCTTTATCATTTACTGGTTCTTCATTTTCATCTGCAACTTTTTTGATAAGATCCATTCCGCATATCGGGCAGGCGCCGGGTCTATCCATATGAACTTGTGGGTGCATGGTGCAGGTCCAATAATCTTTTTGTTTTACTACTGTGTGTTCATGCTTGCCTCTATCATCCGATTTTGAGCATCCGGATAAAACGAGAAAAATGGTAATAAACGGAATGAATAAATATCTGGCTGTTTTCATTTTTGTTCCTCTATTTAAACTTCTAATATTTTTCATGTTACCACCTAAAACTTTTTGAGTGTTGTTCCAACCATCATTTCAATCTCCGCTAGCGACATTTGCATGTCGGCTTGAGACATATAATAATTCATCTGCTGCATTAATAACATTCGGTAAGAATCAATTACGGTTGTAACGCTGGTTCTGTTATTTTGAAATGCCGAGACTTGCGATTCAGCTGCTTTGCTGTAAAGCGGAATTACTTTGTCTCTGTAGAGTTTTGATAAATCAACAGCAGTATTATATTTAACAAGAGTTGCTTTCAATTGAGATGTCATCTCGCGCTGCATATCGTTTTTTTCAAACTCAATGCTGCTGATTCCGGCATATAACTCTTCTTCCTTTGCCTCGTATTTATTTATTGACCAAGGAGCAAACGGAAGATTGATGGAGAACATTAATGAATACATATACTCGGTCTTAGGTGATTCCATCCAATCCATAGCCAAATAATTTTTTGAAGTTAGAATCATTCCCATCGGCATTCGCATAAACATTCCTTGAACCATTAAGTCTGGAATTAACTCACGGTTGTTTGCATTAATCATTGCTTTGTTCATTTCAATCATACTGCCCATTTTTTTTAGTGATGGATTAGAATAACCGAGCAACTCTTCCAATTTTGATTGAGAAGAAGAAAGCGTATCAACAGAAAAATCTGCAGCTACATAAACATCTTTTGAATCAAGATTGCGCCCGAGAAGTTTGTTGAGTTTATAAATCTCAGCCTCTTTTTGTTTTTCCAGAATCAAAAGCTGGGTTTCGTTAGAGGCAATTTCACTTTGTAGTGTAAGAACGTCTGCTTGATTGATCTTGTTTGTATAGTAAGATGATTCAATCGATTTGACAACCTCATTTATGAAAGAAATATTTTTCTTTTGAACTTCTATTTTTCTATCAATCAGCCAAAGTGAATAGTAAGACATTTTTACTTGTGCAGTAAGATTGATCTTATATATTTCATAATTATTTCCTTCCACCAAAGTATTCTTCTTTTCAACTTCTGCCATTGCATTCAACTTTCCGCCAATTGGAAACATTTGCGATAGAGCAAAGTTGTTTGAAATGGATTGATTGAGAATATCTATTGAGCTTGTTGGAACTTGAGAAAACTCAACGGACAAATTTGGCGCTGAAAGAGTGTTGATTGACTCGGTTCTCTTTTCTGATGCAGTAATTTTGTATTGCAATGATTTCAACTGCGGATTATTTCTTACCGCTTCATTTACCAAGGAATCAACAGACTGCGAATATGAAGTAGCAGACAAACTAATATATAATAGAGGAGCATACAACAAAATGCACAGAGATTGCACAGAGTACCAAAAAGAATTCTGGCTCCTGACCCCCGACTTCTTACTTCTAAATTCTACATTCTTCATTCTACATTCTACATTCATTTTATTCTCCCTCCTTCATCCAATCAGCCATTTTAGATAATTCTAATGTTCCTTTTTTTAGTGCGTGTTCTTTCATCATTGTAAAAAGAATTGGTGTAACAACAAGAACGTGAATAGCACTTGTAAGCAAGCCGCCAATCATTGGCGCTGTTAGCGGTTTCATAACATCGGAACCGGTTCCGGTAGACCACATTATCGGAATTAGTCCAACCATTGCTGTAAAAACAGTCATCAACTTTGGTCTTAATCTTAGAACGGAACCTTCAACGGTTGCATCATAAATATCTTCATTTGTAATTGGTCCGCGTAATCCTTTTTGATGCGCACGTAATTTTTTGTCGAGTGCTTCATGCAAATAAACAACCATTATAACACCGGTTTCCGTTGCAATGCCATATAAAGCGATAAATCCAACCCAAACAGCAACTGAAAAATTGTAACCAAGAATGTAGATCATATACATTCCACCGATAAGCGCGAAAGGAACAGAGAGCATTACAACTCCGGCTTCAACATAATTTTTAAGAGTGAAGAAGAGAAGGAAAAAGATTATCAGGAATACAACCGGCATAATAATTTCAATTGTCTGCTGTGCGCGGACTTTGCTTTCATATTGTCCGCTCCACGTATAAGAATAACCTGCGGGAAGTTTCAATCCATTTTCAATTATTTTTTTTGCATCAACCATTACGCTGCCCATATCACGTCCGCGTGTATTCATAAAAACTATTGATCGGAGCATTCCATTTTCGCTGCTTATCATTGGCGGACCGGTTACTAAGTTTATATCAGCTAATTCAGAAAGAGGTAAATAAGTAACGGCATTTTGATTTACACTCGTGAGCGAAAAATCATTTTGTGTATTAGATGCTTGGGGAATAATGCTTGCCTGGTTTGAACTTCCCATTGAAGAAGACATACCGCCTGAGTTGCCTTTTCCAACTCCACCACCGCTCATAGAGCTTGAGGAAGATTGTGCCGCCATTGGACCTGCCTGTCCGGCAGGCATGTTTGATAATGCAACAGGTACGATTAGGCTTTTCAGTTCTTCTATGTTATCACGGTAATCTTTTTGATAACGCATTCTAATTGGAAAGCGCATTCTTCCTTCTATAACAATTCCAAGATTTTGTCCGCCTATAGCAGTTTCAATTATATCCTGAAGATCGCGGATGTTAACACCATAACGTGCAGCAATATCGCGTTTGACATTTATGTCCAAGTAATAACCATTCTGGACTCTTTCAGCAACAACATCTGCAGCTCCATTTACTGTCTTCAATAGTTTTTCTGCATTTATTGCGTAAGCTTCTAGGGTATCGAGATTAGGACCGAATATTTTAAATCCAATATCCGTTCTTACACCAGTGGAAAGCATATTGATTCTATTGATGATCGGTTGAGTCCATCCGTTACGCACACCGGGTATTTGTAATTTGGAATCAAGTTCTGCAACGATGTCTTGCTTTGTAATACCGGGTCGCCACTCACTTTTTGGTTTTAGCAAAATAATCGTTTCGATCATACTCAATGGGGCATTATCGGTTGCAGTTTCAGCACGTCCGGTTTTTCCTAATACGTGATGAACTTCTGGAATCGATTTTATAATTTTGTCCTGTTCCTGTAAAATCCTATTCACCTCAGCAATAGAAGCGCCGGGCAAAGTTACCGGCATATAAAGAATTGAACCTTCATCAAGTGGGGGCATAAACTCACTGCCCGTATTTAGTATCATAGGAATAGTTATTAAAAGAGCGATTACATTAATTGCAATTGTAATTTTTCTGTGTTTAAGCACCCAATGAATTACCGGCGCATAAAGTTTAATGAAAAAGCGCGTGGTTGGATTTTTATCTTCCGGCTTGAACTTGCCGCGCATTAGCATCGTCATTAAAACTGGAATTAGAGTAATAACCACCAATGCAGATCCGATTAGTGCAAAAGATTTTGTGTAAGCCAATGGATGAAATAATTTTCCTTCCTGTCCGGTTAACATAAATACCGGAAGAAAAGAAACCAGAATTATTAATTCTGAAAAGAAAATTGCTCTACCGACTTGCTTTGCAGAATCAATTGAAATTCTTTTGTATTCATCCGGCGTTAAGCCTTGCTTACCGGCAGGCAGGTGTTTCTTTTCCTCCAACGCTTTAGCAAGATTGCGGTAGGCGTTTTCCACCAGAACAATTGAGGAATCTACTATCACTCCAACTGCTAAGATTATTCCACCAAGGGACATTATATTGGAGGAGATTCCGAAGAGGTACATTAATATGAATGCAATTAGAATTGAAATTGGAAGCTCAATAAGAATTCTTACAATGCTTCTAAAGTGAAGAAGAAAAATCATAACCATTATAGAAACCGTGATTGATGCTTCTACCAAAGCTCTTTCCAAAGTTCCAACAGCTTCTTTAATCAGGGTGCTTCTATCATACGAAGTTATTATTTCAACTCCAGGTGGAAGTCCGGGGGAGATTTCTTTTATCTTCTCTTTAATTCGGTCAATAACTTTTTGAGCATTCTCACCGGTTCGCATAACAACTATACCACCAACAACTTCTCCTTCACCGTTCTTTTCCAACGCGCCGCGTCTTATATCGCCTCCTAAAGAAACCGATGCAACATTTTTAATTAGAACTGGAATTCCATTAGAAGAAGTTTTTATAACTGTATTCTCTATATCATCTTTAGATTGAATGTAACCCTGTCCACGGACAAAATATTCAGCATCGCTAATTTCCAAAATTTTCCCGCCAACTTCGTTATTGCTTCTTTGAACAGCATTTACAACATCAGCAACTGTTAAATTATAAGCGCGTAAATCATTCGGGTTAACATCAACCTGATATTGTTTTACAAATCCACCGATGCTTGCAACCTCCGCAACTCCATCAACAGAAGAAAGTTTGTAACGGATATACCAATCCTGAACTGCACGAAGTGCACCAAGATCATATCCTTTTGCTTCAACAGTATACCAATATACGTGTCCAACGCCGGTTCCATCCGGACCAAGAGAAGGAACAACACCGGAAGGTAATTGTGCCTGAACAGTGTTCATTCTTTCTAAAACGCGGGTTCGTGCAAAGTATGTATCAACTCCATCTTCGAAGATTACAAAGACGAATGACATTCCAAACATTGAAGTTGCACGAACAGCTTTTACATGAGGCAATCCTTGCAAACCAGATACAATTGGAAATGTAACCTGGTTTTCAATTATTTCCGGAGATCGCCCCATCCATTCTG encodes the following:
- a CDS encoding efflux RND transporter periplasmic adaptor subunit yields the protein MKNIRSLNRGTKMKTARYLFIPFITIFLVLSGCSKSDDRGKHEHTVVKQKDYWTCTMHPQVHMDRPGACPICGMDLIKKVADENEEPVNDKDMSNMVTLSAKKMILANVSTIVVKKENLQEQVTAYSYLDFVENNRKTISARFNGRIEKLLVDKTGDYIKKGQPLFEIYSPDLVQAQNEYIIALNNSSYSISLLKATKKKLEILGLTSEQIQTLEKTREINITLTYFSPISGTVIEKKVQEGVYVNEGTEIYDVAELSTLWNVAEVYEKNLSNVKVGSPVKLRLRAYPGEEFNGRVTFIYPVINSQTRTVKVRSAFSSYGGKLKPQMYGETVFNRASGQGLLVPADAIIFAGKRAVVWSKTGDLPTGQAGGMFEARSVQIGNRFGDKYQILSGLNEGDEIAATGGFLIDSESQLKTGMPTGHQHGGSTSTEQKKSSSDDMKGMNMTK
- a CDS encoding CusA/CzcA family heavy metal efflux RND transporter, coding for MIEKIIEWSSQNRFIVILIYVLVIGFGIYSVINLPVDAIPDLSENQVIIFTEWMGRSPEIIENQVTFPIVSGLQGLPHVKAVRATSMFGMSFVFVIFEDGVDTYFARTRVLERMNTVQAQLPSGVVPSLGPDGTGVGHVYWYTVEAKGYDLGALRAVQDWYIRYKLSSVDGVAEVASIGGFVKQYQVDVNPNDLRAYNLTVADVVNAVQRSNNEVGGKILEISDAEYFVRGQGYIQSKDDIENTVIKTSSNGIPVLIKNVASVSLGGDIRRGALEKNGEGEVVGGIVVMRTGENAQKVIDRIKEKIKEISPGLPPGVEIITSYDRSTLIKEAVGTLERALVEASITVSIMVMIFLLHFRSIVRILIELPISILIAFILMYLFGISSNIMSLGGIILAVGVIVDSSIVLVENAYRNLAKALEEKKHLPAGKQGLTPDEYKRISIDSAKQVGRAIFFSELIILVSFLPVFMLTGQEGKLFHPLAYTKSFALIGSALVVITLIPVLMTMLMRGKFKPEDKNPTTRFFIKLYAPVIHWVLKHRKITIAINVIALLITIPMILNTGSEFMPPLDEGSILYMPVTLPGASIAEVNRILQEQDKIIKSIPEVHHVLGKTGRAETATDNAPLSMIETIILLKPKSEWRPGITKQDIVAELDSKLQIPGVRNGWTQPIINRINMLSTGVRTDIGFKIFGPNLDTLEAYAINAEKLLKTVNGAADVVAERVQNGYYLDINVKRDIAARYGVNIRDLQDIIETAIGGQNLGIVIEGRMRFPIRMRYQKDYRDNIEELKSLIVPVALSNMPAGQAGPMAAQSSSSSMSGGGVGKGNSGGMSSSMGSSNQASIIPQASNTQNDFSLTSVNQNAVTYLPLSELADINLVTGPPMISSENGMLRSIVFMNTRGRDMGSVMVDAKKIIENGLKLPAGYSYTWSGQYESKVRAQQTIEIIMPVVFLIIFFLLFFTLKNYVEAGVVMLSVPFALIGGMYMIYILGYNFSVAVWVGFIALYGIATETGVIMVVYLHEALDKKLRAHQKGLRGPITNEDIYDATVEGSVLRLRPKLMTVFTAMVGLIPIMWSTGTGSDVMKPLTAPMIGGLLTSAIHVLVVTPILFTMMKEHALKKGTLELSKMADWMKEGE
- a CDS encoding TolC family protein, which gives rise to MNVECRMKNVEFRSKKSGVRSQNSFWYSVQSLCILLYAPLLYISLSATSYSQSVDSLVNEAVRNNPQLKSLQYKITASEKRTESINTLSAPNLSVEFSQVPTSSIDILNQSISNNFALSQMFPIGGKLNAMAEVEKKNTLVEGNNYEIYKINLTAQVKMSYYSLWLIDRKIEVQKKNISFINEVVKSIESSYYTNKINQADVLTLQSEIASNETQLLILEKQKEAEIYKLNKLLGRNLDSKDVYVAADFSVDTLSSSQSKLEELLGYSNPSLKKMGSMIEMNKAMINANNRELIPDLMVQGMFMRMPMGMILTSKNYLAMDWMESPKTEYMYSLMFSINLPFAPWSINKYEAKEEELYAGISSIEFEKNDMQREMTSQLKATLVKYNTAVDLSKLYRDKVIPLYSKAAESQVSAFQNNRTSVTTVIDSYRMLLMQQMNYYMSQADMQMSLAEIEMMVGTTLKKF